A region from the Vicia villosa cultivar HV-30 ecotype Madison, WI linkage group LG3, Vvil1.0, whole genome shotgun sequence genome encodes:
- the LOC131660826 gene encoding cytochrome b5-like, with protein sequence MVITNFNGAGVGFGFGVGCGFGVGWGFGGMPLNFLGLGAGGGCGVGVGLGWGFGTAYGSRYRLSRVTFQGIEFDRKEKSGSTELSKPSPEIRIFTLSQISQHKSNKNCWLVINGRVLDVTKFLEEHPGGEEVILEVAGKDATKEFDAIGHSKAAQKLVLKHQVGVLEGAKVEKVYDDNAVVVEKEFKREEMSAFVVKDDTSSKTATFLQFFVPVIFACVYFGYRVITSGDTVV encoded by the exons ATGGTAATCACAAACTTCAACGGAGCCGGCGTCGGATTTG GTTTCGGTGTTGGTTGCGGTTTCGGTGTAGGATGGGGTTTCGGAG GTATGCCATTGAACTTCTTGGGTCTTGGTGCAG GTGGAGGCTGTGGCGTTGGAGTAGGACTTGGTTGGGGTTTTGGTACTGCTTATGGTAGCAGGTATAGGTTGTCAAGGGTAACATTTCAAGGAATCGAATTTGATCGTAAGGAGAAAAGTGGTAGCACGGAGTTATCAAAACCCAGTCCAGAAATAAGAA TTTTCACCCTCTCACAAATCTCTCAACACAAATCCAACAAAAACTGTTGGCTTGTCATCAACGGCAGA GTGTTGGACGTGACGAAGTTTTTGGAGGAACATCCGGGAGGAGAAGAGGTAATTCTAGAGGTTGCAGGGAAAGATGCAACAAAGGAGTTTGATGCTATTGGACATAGTAAAGCAGCTCAAAAATTAGTCCTGAAACACCAAGTCGGTGTCCTTGAAGGTGCCAAGGTTGAAAAGGTTTATGATGATAACGCTGTTGTTGTGGAAAAGGAATTTAAGAGGGAAGAAATGAGTGCTTTTGTAGTCAAAGATGATACTAGTTCAAAAACTGCTACATTTTTGCAGTTCTTTGTTCCTGTCATTTTTGCTTGTGTCTATTTTGGTTACAGGGTTATCACCTCAGGAGACACTGTTGTCTAG